One window of the Triticum dicoccoides isolate Atlit2015 ecotype Zavitan chromosome 3B, WEW_v2.0, whole genome shotgun sequence genome contains the following:
- the LOC119276786 gene encoding peroxiredoxin-2C-like, protein MAPIGVGSTLPDGQLAWFDENDQMQQVSIHSLAAGKKVILFGVPGAFTPTCSNQHVPGFITQAEELKAKGVDEILLVSVNDPFVMKAWAKTYPDNKHVKFLADGAAAYTKALGLELDLTEKGLGLRSRRFALLADDLKVTVANVEEGGQFTISGAEEILKAL, encoded by the exons ATGGCCCCGATTGGCGTGGGCAGCACCCTCCCCGACGGCCAGCTCGCGTGGTTCGACGAGAACGACCAGATGCAGCAGGTCTCCATCCACTCGTTGGCCGCCGGCAAGAAGGTCATCCTCTTCGGCGTCCCCGGTGCCTTCACCCCCACCTGCAG CAATCAGCATGTACCAGGCTTCATTACTCAGGCCGAGGAGCTCAAAGCCAAGGGTGTAGATGAGATCCTGCTTGTCAGCG TTAATGACCCCTTTGTCATGAAAGCATGGGCGAAGACATACCCAGATAACAAGCATGTGAAGTTCCTTGCTGATGGAGCGGCTGCATACACAAAAGCACTTGGTCTTGAGCTTGATCTTACAGAGAAAGGATTGGGTCTTCGTTCGAGGCGGTTTGCTCTCCTTGCTGACGACCTCAAGGTCACCGTCGCAAACGTCGAGGAAGGTGGCCAGTTCACAATCTCTGGTGCCGAGGAGATCCTCAAGGCACTGTAG
- the LOC119281461 gene encoding rho guanine nucleotide exchange factor 8-like: MTPSPSLSSSFSSSSRLLRSSSLSSQCSTSGRRSMDEEAEAVVAPLPPMQKRVLSRSHGSRAAPGRQLPPKNVVRDAGPPSEMDLVKERFAKLLLGEDMSGTGKGVSSALALSNSITNLAASVFGEQRRLEPMSADRKARWKKEIGWLLSVTDHIVEFIPLQQVSEDGTSMEVMGTQLRRDILMNIPALRKLDAMLLGYLDNFKDEQEYWYVSKNANESEKGDAPRDGEKWWIPTVRVPPEGLSDQSRKWLQHQKDLVGQVLKAAMAINANVLAQMEIPEEYIEALPKNGRESLGDSIYRTITDDYFDPNGLMDSVDLSTEHKIVDLKDRIEASVVIWQGKLCNKLSWGPGVSLEKREQFEERAQTVLLILKHKFPGSAQSSLDISKIQYNKDVGFAILESYSRALESLAFAVLSRIEDVLYADTVAQDPRRSKSRRRPRLEDDITESLVVDATEATSAKASDSFCWQELEDRSLDSRGGKLKKIPRISRRKSMHVDKVEMNVCGVGAGSRSFSHR; this comes from the exons atgacgcccagccCGTCCCTCTCGTCATCCTTTTCGTCCTCCTCCCGGTTGCTGCGGTCGTCGTCGTTGTCCTCGCAGTGCAGCACCAGCGGCAGGCGGAGCATGGACGAGGAGGCGGAGGCCGTCGTCGCTCCACTGCCGCCGATGCAGAAGCGAGTGCTGTCGAGGAGCCACGGGTCCAGGGCCGCGCCGGGTCGGCAACTCCCGCCGAAGAACGTCGTCCGGGACGCCGGACCGCCTTCAG AAATGGATTTGGTGAAAGAGAGATTCGCCAAGCTGTTGCTCGGGGAGGACATGTCCGGCACCGGGAAAGGTGTCTCCTCCGCCCTTGCTCTCTCCAATTCCATCACAAACCTTGCAG CCTCCGTGTTCGGGGAGCAGCGCCGCCTAGAGCCCATGTCGGCCGACCGAAAAGCGCGATGGAAGAAGGAGATCGGCTGGCTTCTGTCGGTCACCGATCACATCGTCGAATTCATTCCATTGCAACAGGTGTCCGAGGATGGCACCAGCATGGAG GTGATGGGCACCCAGCTACGCAGGGACATTCTCATGAACATCCCCGCCTTGCGAAAACTTGACGCGATGCTCCTC GGGTATCTTGACAACTTCAAGGACGAACAAGAGTACTGGTACGTGTCAAAAAACGCCAACGAGAGCGAGAAGGGCGATGCACCGAGAGACGGCGAGAAATGGTGGATCCCAACGGTGAGAGTCCCTCCCGAGGGTCTGTCCGACCAATCGAGGAAGTGGCTCCAGCACCAGAAGGACCTTGTCGGGCAAGTGCTCAAGGCAGCCATGGCCATCAATGCAAATGTCCTTGCACAGATGGAGATTCCAGAAGAATACATCGAGGCTCTACCCAAG AATGGGAGGGAAAGTCTCGGAGACTCCATATACAGAACCATAACCGATGATTATTTTGACCCAAACGGACTCATGGACTCCGTAGACCTATCGACGGAACACAAGATCGTCGATCTCAAGGACAGAATCGAGGCCTCCGTTGTCATCTGGCAGGGGAAACTCTGCAACAAGCTGTCATGGGGCCCCGGCGTCAGCTTGGAGAAGCGCGAGCAATTCGAGGAGCGCGCACAGACCGTCCTGCTCATCCTCAAGCACAAGTTCCCTGGATCTGCCCAGTCATCGCTTGACATAAGCAAGATCCAATACAACAAG GATGTTGGGTTTGCCATCTTGGAAAGCTACTCCAGGGCTCTCGAGAGCTTGGCGTTTGCGGTTCTGTCACGGATCGAGGACGTCCTCTATGCCGACACCGTCGCTCAGGATCCGAGGCGCTCGAAATCGAGGCGGCGGCCTAGATTAGAGGACGACATCACTGAGTCTCTCGTTGTCGATGCCACGGAGGCCACTTCGGCCAAGGCCAGCGATTCATTTTGCTGGCAAGAGCTCGAGGACAGGAGCCTGGATTCCCGCGGTGGCAAGCTGAAGAAGATCCCCCGTATCAGCAGGAGGAAATCTATGCACGTAGACAaggtcgagatgaacgtgtgcggtGTTGGTGCTGGATCAAGAAGCTTTTCTCATAGGTGA
- the LOC119276787 gene encoding protein MALE DISCOVERER 1-like: protein MWEMDALLYCAVVALALQCVCCGCSAINLEGSALLKFQSRVEEDPHGAMAGWSARDADPCGWNGVRCADDRVVMLNLKDLSLRGTLGPELGGLSHLQALILSNNLFSGLIPKEIGGLATLEILDLSNNNLTGEVPQKIAEMASLKHLLLSNNRFQWPVVQNSHGNFDQETDFDIYDHLGRGILNQRADDGFESGSSTEEKKRDTSNLSARLPTQIAARNPAAQVSRRRLLQDSNLAAAPFANAPLPPSVSVPSTGSGSFSAFSPKAPAPAVNPPVTPPKSSDTPSEAGSTRSMKWLYAIVIPSIALLLIIIACMLLLCRNKSVATIGPWKTGLSGQLQKAFVTGVPKLQRSELEGACEDFSNIVASYPHYTVYKGTLSSGVEIAVVSTVLASSKDWSKHSEGRFRKKIDSLSRINHKNFINLLGYCEEEEPFMRMMVLEYAANGTLYEHLHVDGFDHIDWNGRMRVIMGVAYCMQYMHELNPCITHPGLQSSAILLSEDGAAKIADMSVWQEVISKEKMPKNDDASEHHEPIRADPAGNVCSFGLLMLEIISGKPPDSEHEGSLANLAMECIKDDRSISCLLDPTLTTHKENDLDIICELIEDCIQSDPKKRPSMREVTAKLREVLSISPEAATPRLSPLWWAELEILSVES, encoded by the exons ATGTGGGAGATGGACGCGCTGCTCTACTGCGCGGTTGTCGCGCTGGCGCTTCAGTGCGTCTGCTGTGGCTGCTCCGCGATCAACCTTGAAG GCTCAGCGCTGCTCAAGTTCCAGTCTagggtggaggaggatccgcatggcgCCATGGCAGGCTGGAGCGCGCGGGACGCCGACCCTTGCGGTTGGAACGGCGTCCGCTGCGCCGATGACAGGGTTGTGATGCT GAACCTAAAAGATCTCTCATTAAGAGGTACCCTGGGTCCAGAACTAGGAGGTCTTAGTCATCTGCAGGCTCT TATATTATCCAACAACTTGTTTAGTGGACTGATACCTAAGGAAATTGGTGGTCTCGCAACGTTGGAGATATTGGACCTAAGCAATAACAACTTGACTGGGGAAGTTCCACAGAAGATAGCAGAAATGGCATCACTCAAGCATTT ATTGCTTTCCAACAACAGATTTCAGTGGCCCGTGGTCCAAAATTCCCATGGGAACTTTGATCAGGAAACTGATTTCGACATCTATGATCATCTCGGGAGGGGTATTTTGAATCAAAGAGCTGATGATGG GTTCGAGTCTGGTTCTTCCACAGAGGAGAAAAAAAGAGACACCAGCAATCTCTCCG CACGTCTTCCTACACAAATTGCAGCAAGAAACCCAGCTGCACAGGTTAGTAGGCGCAGACTACTTCAGGATAGCAATCTTGCGGCGGCTCCTTTCGCAAATGCTCCTCTTCCACCCTCAGTTTCTGTTCCTTCTACGGGGAGTGGATCGTTTTCAGCATTTAGTCCCAAAGCACCCGCACCTGCTGTAAATCCTCCAGTTACTCCACCCAAGTCTTCTGATACTCCTTCGGAAGCAGGGTCAACAAGATCTATGAAGTGGTTGTATGCAATTGTGATTCCATCAATTGCTCTGTTGCTTATTATCATTGCATGCATGCTTTTGCTATGCCGCAATAAGTCGGTGGCAACAATAGGTCCATGGAAGACTGGACTCAGTGGCCAGCTGCAGAAGGCATTTGTGACAG GAGTACCCAAGTTGCAACGCTCAGAGCTGGAAGGTGCTTGTGAGGACTTCAGTAACATTGTGGCAAGCTATCCACACTACACCGTCTACAAGGGAACCTTATCAAGTGGAGTTGAGATAGCAGTTGTATCAACTGTGCTTGCGTCCAGCAAAGATTGGTCAAAGCATTCCGAGGGGAGATTCCGGAAAAAG ATAGACTCGCTCTCACGAATTAATCATAAGAACTTCATCAACTTGCTTGGATACTGCGAGGAGGAGGAGCCTTTCATGAGGATGATGGTGTTAGAATACGCAGCCAATGGGACACTCTATGAGCATCTCCACG TTGATGGATTTGATCATATTGATTGGAATGGTAGGATGAGAGTAATTATGGGAGTAGCATACTGCATGCAATACATGCATGAGCTCAACCCTTGTATAACACACCCTGGCCTACAGTCAAGTGCCATATTATTATCCGAGGATGGAGCTGCAAAG ATAGCCGACATGAGTGTTTGGCAAGAAGTAATTTCCAAAGAAAAGATGCCCAAGAATGACGACGCCAGTGAGCACCATGAGCCAATACGTGCTGATCCAGCTGGGAATGTATGTAGTTTTGGTCTACTCATGCTGGAAATCATATCAGGAAAGCCTCCAGATTCTGAACACGAGGGCTCTCTTGCGAACTTA GCTATGGAGTGCATTAAGGATGACCGGAGTATATCCTGTTTGCTTGACCCTACCTTGACGACCCACAAAGAAAACGATCTAGATATCATTTGCGAGTTGATCGAGGACTGCATCCAGAGTGATCCGAAAAAGAGACCAAGTATGAGAGAGGTCACCGCTAAATTGCGAGAAGTGCTATCGATTTCACCAGAGGCAGCAACGCCGAGGTTATCTCCGCTTTGGTGGGCAGAGCTTGAGATACTTTCAGTTGAATCCTAG